From Armatimonadota bacterium, the proteins below share one genomic window:
- a CDS encoding MBL fold metallo-hydrolase, translated as MRLHRIELPTPFPVGPVNAYLLAGEPLTLVDAGPRTPQAQAALEAGVARAGHRLEEIRRVVLTHGHTDHAGNAAWVAQRSGAAVYAHPADRPKVSGQRWALEHLRAFVVQAGLPPSALEAFAERLGALRQYHEPVPELQPLDDGQSLALDGERLRVLHTPGHSHGHVCLYHEDGVLIAGDLLLADISPNPVVEFGPDGRRLPTLPLYLQSLRRVLLLNCDVAHPGHGPALDNPNARIRELIAHHDQRKERVAALLRGGARTLAELCRELYPDVDEASLILALSEVVGHLDLLAEEKRLASTRRKG; from the coding sequence ATGCGCCTGCACCGCATCGAACTGCCCACGCCGTTTCCGGTGGGACCCGTCAACGCCTACCTCCTGGCCGGCGAGCCCCTCACCCTCGTGGACGCCGGCCCCCGCACCCCCCAGGCCCAGGCGGCGCTGGAGGCCGGCGTGGCCCGGGCCGGCCACCGGCTGGAGGAGATCCGCCGGGTGGTGCTCACCCACGGCCACACCGACCACGCGGGTAACGCCGCCTGGGTGGCACAGCGCAGCGGCGCCGCCGTCTACGCGCACCCCGCCGACCGGCCCAAGGTCTCCGGCCAGCGGTGGGCGCTGGAGCACCTGCGGGCCTTTGTCGTCCAGGCCGGCCTGCCCCCTTCGGCCCTGGAGGCGTTCGCCGAGCGCCTGGGCGCGCTGCGCCAGTACCACGAGCCCGTACCCGAGCTTCAGCCGCTGGACGACGGACAGTCGCTGGCCCTGGACGGCGAGCGGCTGCGGGTCCTGCACACCCCGGGCCACTCCCACGGGCACGTCTGCCTGTACCACGAAGACGGCGTGTTGATCGCCGGCGACCTGCTGCTGGCGGACATCAGCCCCAATCCGGTGGTGGAGTTCGGCCCCGACGGCCGCCGGCTGCCGACCCTGCCCCTGTACCTGCAGTCGCTGCGGCGGGTGTTGCTGCTGAACTGCGACGTGGCCCACCCCGGCCACGGTCCCGCGCTGGACAATCCCAACGCGCGCATCCGCGAGCTGATCGCCCACCACGACCAGCGCAAGGAGCGCGTGGCCGCCCTCCTGCGCGGGGGAGCGCGGACATTGGCGGAGCTGTGCCGGGAGCTGTATCCGGACGTGGACGAGGCCTCCCTGATCCTCGCCCTCTCCGAGGTGGTCGGCCACCTGGACCTGCTGGCCGAGGAGAAGCGCCTGGCCAGCACCCGCCGCAAGGGC
- a CDS encoding beta-ketoacyl-ACP synthase III, whose product MDAVRAAVLGLGTYVPPRVLTNDDLARLVDTSDEWITTRTGIRRRHIADPDQATSDLALPAARSALEAAGVPAEELDLILVGTATPDMLVPAAACLLQDRLGARRAGAFDLLAACSSFVYGLISASQLIQAGLVRHALVVGAETLSRLIDWEDRRTCVLIGDGAGAAVLGPSRSGAGISSGVLGADGSAGEVLKVPAGGSRLPVTAEVIERRLHRAYMDGQAVFRLAVRTVPPLVQEAVRRAGWTLQDVDLIVPHQANARIIEATAAQLGLPMEKFVVNIQEYGNTSAASVPLALDEAVRSGRIRDGSRLVLAAFGGGFTYAACTLVWGR is encoded by the coding sequence GTGGACGCCGTCCGCGCGGCGGTCCTGGGGCTGGGCACGTACGTGCCCCCCCGGGTCCTGACCAACGACGACCTGGCCCGGCTGGTGGACACCAGCGACGAGTGGATCACCACCCGCACCGGCATCCGCCGCCGCCACATCGCCGACCCCGACCAGGCCACGTCCGACCTCGCCCTGCCCGCCGCCCGCTCCGCCCTGGAGGCCGCGGGAGTTCCCGCGGAAGAACTGGACCTCATTCTGGTTGGCACGGCCACGCCCGACATGCTGGTCCCCGCCGCCGCCTGCCTGCTCCAGGACCGCCTGGGGGCGCGGCGGGCCGGAGCGTTCGACCTGCTGGCCGCCTGCAGCAGTTTCGTCTACGGGCTCATCTCCGCGAGCCAGCTCATCCAGGCCGGACTGGTGCGGCACGCGCTGGTGGTGGGGGCGGAAACTCTCAGCCGCCTGATCGACTGGGAGGACCGGCGGACCTGCGTCCTGATCGGGGACGGCGCCGGCGCCGCCGTCCTGGGTCCGTCGCGCAGCGGCGCCGGCATCTCCAGCGGCGTCCTCGGCGCCGACGGGTCCGCCGGGGAGGTCCTCAAGGTGCCCGCGGGAGGGTCACGGCTGCCGGTCACCGCCGAGGTGATCGAGCGCCGGCTGCACCGCGCCTACATGGATGGCCAGGCGGTCTTCAGGCTGGCGGTGCGGACGGTGCCGCCCCTGGTGCAGGAGGCGGTGCGCCGCGCCGGGTGGACGCTGCAGGACGTCGACCTGATCGTCCCCCACCAGGCCAATGCGCGCATCATCGAGGCCACGGCCGCCCAGCTGGGGCTGCCGATGGAGAAATTCGTGGTGAACATCCAGGAGTATGGCAACACGTCGGCGGCCAGCGTGCCGCTGGCCCTGGATGAGGCCGTGCGCTCAGGCCGCATCCGCGACGGCAGCCGCCTGGTTCTGGCCGCCTTCGGCGGCGGCTTCACCTACGCCGCCTGCACCCTCGTGTGGGGCCGCTGA
- a CDS encoding AMP-binding protein, producing the protein MAVLTAVRPEVRSVPELFFRQAARLGPRVALRRKELGIWRRVSWEEYARNVRWVAHALLSLGVQRGEPVAVLGENRPEWLYSDLGIQSAGAVTVGIYPTSSPEQVHYILDHAGCRVAIVENEEQLDKVLEVRPQLPRLERVVVMDREGLRGFSDPLVTFFDDFLEQGRAHAASAPRALDDRLEALQPSDVALLLYTSGTTGPPKGAMITHGNILWAQEANLRHVFPGGTHDEVLSYLPLAHIAERSLSVFAAVYAGYTVNFAENLDTVPQNLREVRPTIFFAVPRIWEKLHAGVVLLVADADWPKRAAFAAAVAVGRRYAQACLDRRRPSLPLRLAYRVAQAAVLRPLRHRLGLDRVRVALCSAAPVSPDVLRFFWSIGLQIREIYAQTESTAVGTVHPVGDVRLGTKGKPVPGVELRIASDGEILLRGPHVFAGYFRDPELTARTLEGGWLHTGDVGYLDPDGNLVLTDRKKDIFINAYGKNIAPQYIENKLKFSPYIADAVVIGDGRKYLVALIVIDEETVSRWAQDRRIPFTTFADLTRSPEVRRLIAAEVDAVNRTLSSPEQVRRFALLPKRLYQEDGEVTPTMKVKRKTIMEKYADVIAGLYAE; encoded by the coding sequence ATGGCCGTCCTGACCGCGGTGCGCCCGGAGGTCCGGTCGGTGCCGGAGCTGTTCTTCCGGCAGGCCGCGCGCCTGGGGCCGCGGGTGGCCCTGCGCCGCAAGGAGCTGGGGATCTGGCGGCGGGTCAGCTGGGAGGAGTACGCCCGCAACGTCCGCTGGGTGGCCCATGCCCTGCTCTCCCTGGGCGTGCAGCGGGGCGAGCCGGTGGCCGTCCTGGGCGAAAACCGCCCCGAGTGGCTGTACAGCGACCTGGGCATCCAGTCCGCCGGCGCCGTCACCGTCGGCATCTATCCCACCAGCAGCCCCGAGCAGGTGCACTACATCCTCGACCACGCCGGCTGCCGGGTGGCCATCGTGGAGAACGAGGAGCAGCTGGACAAGGTGCTGGAGGTGCGCCCGCAGCTGCCGCGCCTGGAGCGCGTGGTGGTGATGGACCGGGAGGGGCTGCGGGGATTCTCCGATCCCCTGGTGACCTTCTTTGACGACTTCCTGGAGCAGGGGCGGGCCCACGCGGCCTCGGCCCCCCGCGCCCTGGACGACCGCCTGGAGGCCCTTCAGCCGTCGGACGTGGCCCTGCTGCTGTACACCTCGGGGACCACCGGGCCGCCCAAGGGGGCCATGATCACCCACGGCAACATCCTGTGGGCCCAGGAGGCCAACCTGCGGCACGTCTTCCCCGGCGGGACCCACGATGAGGTGCTCTCGTACCTCCCCCTGGCCCACATCGCCGAGCGGTCCCTGTCGGTGTTCGCGGCCGTGTATGCGGGGTACACGGTCAACTTCGCCGAGAACCTGGACACAGTCCCCCAGAACCTGCGCGAGGTGCGGCCCACCATCTTCTTCGCCGTGCCCCGCATCTGGGAGAAGCTGCACGCGGGCGTGGTCCTACTGGTGGCCGACGCCGACTGGCCCAAGCGGGCGGCGTTCGCCGCTGCGGTGGCGGTGGGGCGGCGCTACGCCCAGGCGTGTCTGGACCGGCGGCGGCCGTCGCTTCCTCTCCGCCTCGCCTACCGGGTAGCCCAGGCGGCGGTCCTGCGGCCGCTGCGGCACCGGCTGGGGCTGGACCGGGTGCGGGTGGCCCTGTGCTCGGCGGCGCCGGTCTCGCCGGACGTGCTGCGCTTCTTCTGGAGCATCGGCCTGCAGATCCGCGAGATCTACGCCCAGACCGAAAGCACGGCGGTGGGCACCGTGCACCCCGTGGGCGATGTGCGGCTGGGCACCAAGGGCAAGCCCGTGCCGGGGGTGGAGCTGCGCATCGCCTCCGACGGGGAGATCCTCCTGCGGGGGCCCCATGTCTTCGCCGGCTACTTCCGGGACCCGGAGCTGACCGCCCGGACCCTGGAGGGCGGGTGGCTGCATACCGGCGACGTGGGCTACCTGGACCCCGACGGCAACCTGGTCCTCACCGACCGCAAGAAGGACATCTTCATCAACGCCTACGGGAAGAACATCGCCCCCCAGTACATCGAGAACAAGCTGAAATTCAGCCCCTACATCGCCGACGCGGTGGTCATCGGCGACGGCCGGAAGTACCTGGTGGCCCTGATCGTCATCGACGAGGAGACCGTGTCCCGGTGGGCCCAGGACCGCCGCATTCCCTTCACCACCTTCGCCGACCTCACCCGCAGCCCCGAGGTGCGCCGGCTGATCGCCGCCGAGGTGGACGCGGTGAACCGTACCCTCTCCTCACCCGAGCAGGTACGCCGCTTCGCCCTGCTGCCCAAACGCCTGTACCAGGAGGACGGCGAGGTGACCCCGACCATGAAGGTCAAGCGCAAGACGATCATGGAGAAGTACGCCGACGTGATCGCGGGGCTGTACGCGGAGTGA